In Zingiber officinale cultivar Zhangliang chromosome 11B, Zo_v1.1, whole genome shotgun sequence, a single window of DNA contains:
- the LOC122033722 gene encoding cadmium/zinc-transporting ATPase HMA2-like, whose amino-acid sequence MEVQQGSPEMKSYFDVLGLCCSSEVPLIENTLRPLEGVHKVSVIVPSKTVIVVHDPLLISQLQIVKALNQAKLEATVRVYGQDKIIKKWPSPHILASGLLLLISMFKHFFHPLKWLAIAAVAVGLPSIALRSVTAIQRCTLDINILMLMAVAGAVALEDYSEAGFIVFLFTIAEWLESLASHKASAGMSSLMRMAPQKAILAETGEVVNAQDVKVSTILAVKAGELIPIDGVVVQGRSEVDESSLTGESFPVSKQPQSLVWAGTLNIDGYISVRTTALAEQSAVARMVRLVEEAQNRRSKTQTLIDSCAKYYTPGIVMIAAGFAVVPLAIRAKNPKKWLKLALVLLVSACPCALVLSTPVATFCALLKAARIGFLIKGGDVLENLAGIKAIAFDKTGTLTNGEFTVMDFRSVSSDVSMETLLLWVSSIESKSSHPMASALVDYAKSNCVEPKPETVSEFHIYPGEGIHGEIDGKNIYIGNKRIASRALCERIPDIKDTQGISYGYIFLDSTPIGIFTLSDTCRSGAAQALKELKSLGIKLAMLTGDSSEAAMHAQNQLGNAIEDVHAELLPEDKVRLVGELKAREGSVAMVGDGMNDAPSLALADVGISMGLSGSAVAMETSHVTLLSIDIGKIPKIIRLAKKTYFKIIQNIFFSVVTKVVVLAIAFAGHPLLWAAVLADVGTCLLVILNSMMLLQSKKSKKCCKSAHKKQTEIPHCANKGLAHRSCENQGCHMESSNDSHETAQKVSSSEEHLVSIAEGRKHTCKKSQTCNDKSMEEDCESSKSCTGKDEKEHGVCCSANSKEPCGKEPICSSSHGLPHTGRRKTGGCCSSYRKRCGQRDGCCTSGIVQLQEIIAE is encoded by the exons GCAGCAAGGAAGTCCCGAGATGAAGAGCTATTTCGATGTCCTGGGGCTCTGTTGCTCTTCCGAAGTCCCACTGATCGAGAACACCTTGAGGCCATTGGAAGGAGTTCACAAGGTCTCAGTCATCGTTCCTTCCAAAACTGTCATTGTCGTTCATGATCCTCTCCTCATCTCTCAGCTCCAAATTG TCAAGGCTCTGAACCAGGCCAAGCTCGAGGCCACTGTTCGGGTGTATGGACAGGACAAGATCATCAAGAAATGGCCGAGTCCGCACATATTGGCCAGCGGATTGCTGCTGCTGATCTCCATGTTCAAGCACTTCTTTCACCCTTTGAAATGGCTGGCCATTGCCGCGGTCGCTGTCGGTCTACCTTCGATTGCGCTTCGAAGTGTCACTGCCATCCAGAGATGCACTCTGGACATCAACATTCTGATGCTGATGGCAG TTGCCGGGGCAGTTGCCCTTGAAGACTACTCAGAGGCAGGGTTTATTGTGTTCCTCTTCACCATTGCAGAGTGGTTGGAATCACTGGCTAGCCATAAG GCGAGTGCAGGAATGTCATCCCTGATGAGGATGGCTCCTCAGAAggccatcttggccgaaactggCGAAGTAGTGAATGCTCAAGATGTGAAGGTGAGCACCATCCTTGCAGTCAAAGCCGGAGAACTGATCCCGATCGATGGAGTTGTGGTTCAAGGGAGGAGTGAAGTCGACGAGAGTAGCCTTACAGGAGAATCCTTCCCTGTTTCCAAGCAGCCCCAGTCTCTTGTTTGGGCCGGCACGCTAAACATAGATG GTTACATTAGCGTCAGGACGACTGCTTTGGCTGAGCAATCTGCTGTTGCTCGAATGGTAAGATTGGTGGAAGAAGCACAAAACCGCAGATCCAAGACACAGACACTGATAGACTCCTGCGCCAAGTATTACACACCAG GGATAGTAATGATAGCAGCAGGATTCGCTGTGGTTCCTTTGGCGATCAGAGCTAAGAATCCTAAAAAATGGTTGAAGCTGGCTCTGGTGCTGTTGGTGAGTGCATGCCCCTGTGCACTGGTACTATCCACACCTGTGGCAACTTTTTGTGCACTGCTGAAAGCAGCAAGGATCGGATTCCTCATCAAAGGAGGCGATGTTCTTGAAAATTTGGCCGGAATAAAAGCAATTGCATTTGACAAGACAGGAACGCTCACAAATGGAGAGTTCACTGTCATGGATTTTCGCTCAGTTAGCAGCGACGTCTCCATGGAGACACTCCTCTTGTG GGTTTCGAGCATCGAGAGCAAATCGAGTCACCCAATGGCATCCGCGCTAGTCGACTATGCTAAATCAAATTGTGTTGAACCAAAACCAGAGACAGTGAGCGAGTTCCACATCTACCCGGGAGAAGGAATCCATGGAGAGATTGATGGAAAGAACATCTATATAGGAAACAAAAGAATTGCTTCGAGGGCATTATGCGAGAGAA TTCCAGACATAAAGGATACGCAAGGGATCAGCTACGGATACATATTCTTGGATTCGACACCAATTGGAATATTCACACTTTCTGACACTTGCCGATCTGGTGCTGCACAGGCATTGAAGGAGCTAAAATCGTTAGGCATCAAATTGGCTATGCTTACAGGAGACAGCTCTGAAGCAGCCATGCATGCTCAGAACCAG CTAGGGAATGCGATAGAAGATGTTCATGCAGAGCTTCTACCAGAGGACAAGGTAAGGCTCGTCGGAGAACTGAAAGCCCGTGAAGGCTCAGTAGCAATGGTTGGAGATGGGATGAATGATGCTCCTTCCTTGGCCCTGGCAGATGTAGGAATCTCGATGGGCCTGTCAGGTTCAGCAGTTGCAATGGAAACCAGTCATGTAACCTTACTGTCCATCGATATTGGCAAGATCCCTAAAATCATCAGGCTAGCCAAGAAGACTTACTTCAAGATCATCCAGAACATTTTCTTCTCGGTGGTAACAAAAGTAGTCGTCCTGGCGATTGCCTTTGCTGGGCATCCATTGCTCTGGGCTGCTGTCCTGGCTGATGTTGGAACATGCCTACTGGTTATCTTGAACAGCATGATGTTATTACAgtcaaagaagagcaagaagtgtTGCAAGTCTGCTCACAAAAAGCAGACTGAAATTCCGCACTGCGCCAATAAAGGATTGGCTCACAGGAGCTGTGAGAATCAGGGTTGCCATATGGAATCATCTAACGATTCTCATGAGACTGCACAGAAAGTAAGTTCAAGCGAAGAACATTTAGTTTCAATTGCAGAAGGGAGAAAGCATACATGCAAGAAGAGCCAAACGTGCAATGACAAATCCATGGA